A genomic window from Prunus persica cultivar Lovell chromosome G2, Prunus_persica_NCBIv2, whole genome shotgun sequence includes:
- the LOC18786147 gene encoding cytochrome P450 89A2, whose product METWFLILAALCISFLLKPLLSLFIPSISKPTDQPKLPPGPTPIPVIGRLLWLRRSFSEIEPILRNLRAQYGPIITLRIGSRPAVFIANRSLAHQALIQNGAVFADRPPALPTNKIVSSNQHNISSAVYGPTWRLLRRNLTSEILHPSRVKSYGEARKWVLDILINRLGSESQSQSKGIRVVDHFQYAMFCLLVLMCFGDKLNEEQIKEIEGVQRRLLLSFGRFNILNFWPKLTKILLKNRWNALFQLRKEQEDVLIPLIRARQKAKNEKLSRKDDDKDDDFVLAYVDTLWDLQISDEKEKRKLSEGEIVSLCSEFLNAGTDTTSTALQWIMANIVKFPQVQDKLFAEIKGVVAETEEEVKEEVLHKLPYLKAVILEGLRRHPPGHFVLPHAVTQDVVLDGHVVPKNGSVNFMVADMGLDPEVWEDPMAFKPERFLSGGECGGAEGFDLTGSREIKMMPFGVGRRICPGSGLAVLHLEYFVANLVWKFEWRAVEGDDVDLSEKQEFTVVMKNPLQAHLSPRVK is encoded by the coding sequence ATGGAAACCTGGTTCCTTATCCTCGCCGCACTCTGCATCTCTTTTCTCCTCAAACCCCTTCTCAGTCTCTTCATCCCCTCCATTTCCAAACCCACCGATCAACCCAAACTCCCTCCTGGGCCCACCCCCATCCCGGTCATCGGCCGGTTGTTATGGCTCCGAAGATCCTTCTCCGAAATCGAGCCCATCCTCCGAAACCTCAGGGCCCAATACGGGCCCATCATCACTCTCCGCATCGGCTCCCGCCCCGCCGTCTTCATCGCCAACCGCTCCCTCGCCCACCAGGCCCTCATCCAGAACGGCGCTGTCTTCGCCGACCGCCCGCCCGCTTTACCCACCAACAAGATCGTCAGCAGCAACCAACACAACATCAGCTCCGCCGTCTACGGCCCCACGTGGCGCCTTCTCCGCCGCAACCTCACCTCCGAGATCCTCCACCCTTCCCGCGTCAAATCCTACGGCGAGGCCCGTAAATGGGTTCTGGATATTCTCATCAACCGTCTCGGATCCGAGTCTCAATCGCAGTCCAAAGGCATCAGAGTGGTCGACCATTTTCAGTACGCCATGTTTTGCTTGCTGGTTTTGATGTGCTTTGGGGACAAGTTGAACGAAGAGCAGATCAAAGAAATCGAGGGCGTTCAGCGCCGCTTGCTATTGAGCTTTGGGCGATTCAACATCCTCAACTTTTGGCCCAAATTGACAAAAATTCTGTTGAAAAATCGCTGGAACGCGCTATTTCAGCTCCGTAAGGAACAAGAAGACGTGCTCATTCCTCTGATTCGAGCACGACAGAAAGCGAAGAATGAAAAGCTGAGTAGGAAGGACGACGACAAAGATGATGACTTTGTGTTGGCGTACGTTGATACGTTGTGGGATCTCCAGATTTCTGATGAGAAGGAAAAGAGGAAGCTCTCTGAAGGTGAAATAGTGAGTCTCTGTTCGGAGTTTCTCAACGCGGGTACTGATACTACTTCGACTGCGTTGCAGTGGATCATGGCCAACATAGTCAAGTTCCCACAAGTCCAAGACAAGCTCTTTGCAGAGATTAAAGGGGTGGTGGCAGAAACAGAGGAAGAGGTGAAAGAGGAGGTCTTGCACAAGTTGCCGTATCTGAAAGCTGTAATCTTGGAGGGTTTGAGGCGTCACCCGCCGGGGCACTTTGTGCTGCCACACGCCGTGACCCAGGACGtcgttttggatggtcatgtGGTGCCCAAGAACGGTAGTGTCAATTTCATGGTGGCTGATATGGGGTTGGACCCAGAGGTGTGGGAGGACCCCATGGCATTCAAGCCTGAGAGGTTCTTGAGTGGTGGTGAATGTGGAGGAGCAGAAGGGTTCGATTTAACAGGGAGCAGAGAGATTAAGATGATGCCGTTTGGGGTGGGGAGGAGAATTTGTCCTGGCTCTGGTTTGGCAGTGCTTCATCTGGAGTATTTCGTGGCCAATTTGGTCTGGAAATTTGAGTGGAGAGCTGTGGAGGGAGATGATGTTGACCTGTCGGAGAAGCAAGAGTTCACTGTGGTCATGAAGAATCCATTGCAGGCCCATTTATCCCCAAGAGTGAAATAA
- the LOC18785555 gene encoding cytochrome P450 89A2: protein METWFLIVITLCISFLLKPILSLFIPTVSKPKLPPGPLTIPVIGNFLWLRKSFSELEPVLRNLKARYGPMVTLHIGSRPALFVADRSLAHQALVQNGAVFADRPPALATDKVQNSNQHNINSAVYGPTWRLLRRNLTSEILHPSRVKSYGGARKWVLDILVNQLETESQSQPKGVKVVDHLQYSMFCLLVLMCFGDRLDENQIKEIEGVQRRSLLSFGRYNFLNFWPKLTKILLRKHWDEFLQLRKEQEDVLIPLIRARQNKAKDESGRGEEFVLAYVDTLLDLQLPDEKEKRKLSEDEIVSLCSEFLNAGTDTTSTALQWIMANVVKYPQIQDKLFEEIKGVVEETEEEVKEEVLHKLPYLKAVILEGLRRHPPGHFVLPHAVTQDVVLNGHVVPKNGTINFMVAEMGWDPEVWEDPMAFKPERFLGGGDCGGAEEGFDLTGSREIKMMPFGAGRRICPGSGLAVLHLEYFVANLVWKFEWRAVEGDDVDLSEKQEFTVVMKNPLQAHLSPRLK, encoded by the coding sequence ATGGAAACCTGGTTCCTTATCGTCATCACCCTCTGCATCTCTTTCCTCCTCAAACCCATCCTCAGTCTCTTCATCCCCACCGTTTCCAAACCCAAACTCCCTCCTGGGCCCCTCACCATCCCCGTTATCGGCAACTTCTTATGGCTTCGCAAGTCATTCTCCGAACTCGAGCCCGTCCTCCGAAACCTCAAGGCCCGATACGGACCTATGGTCACTCTCCACATCGGCTCCCGCCCCGCCCTATTCGTCGCGGACCGCTCCCTGGCCCACCAGGCCCTCGTCCAAAACGGCGCCGTCTTCGCAGACCGCCCTCCGGCTTTAGCGACCGACAAAGTGCAAAACAGCAATCAGCACAACATCAACTCCGCCGTCTacggtcccacgtggcgtctCCTCCGCCGCAACCTCACCTCCGAAATCCTCCACCCTTCCCGGGTCAAGTCCTACGGTGGGGCCCGCAAATGGGTTCTCGACATCCTCGTCAACCAGCTCGAAACAGAGTCTCAATCCCAACCCAAAGGCGTCAAAGTGGTCGACCATTTGCAATACTCCATGTTTTGCTTGCTGGTTTTGATGTGCTTTGGGGACAGATTGGatgaaaaccaaatcaaagaaATAGAGGGTGTTCAGCGTCGCTCTCTCTTGAGTTTTGGGCGATATAATTTCCTCAATTTTTGGCCCAAATTGACCAAGATTCTGTTAAGAAAGCACTGGGACGAGTTCTTGCAGCTCCGTAAGGAACAAGAAGACGTGCTCATCCCTCTGATTCGAGCACGACAAAACAAGGCAAAGGATGAAAGCGGTAGAGGGGAGGAGTTTGTGTTGGCGTATGTTGATACGTTGTTGGATCTTCAGCTCCCTGACGAGAAGGAAAAGAGGAAGCTTTCTGAAGACGAAATAGTGAGTCTCTGTTCGGAGTTTCTCAACGCGGGTACTGATACTACTTCGACTGCGTTGCAGTGGATCATGGCCAACGTAGTGAAGTACCCACAAATCCAAGACAAGCTCTTTGAAGAGATTAAAGGAGTTGTGGAGGAAACAGAGGAAGAGGTGAAAGAGGAGGTCCTGCACAAGTTGCCGTATCTGAAAGCTGTGATCTTGGAGGGTCTGAGGCGCCACCCACCGGGGCACTTTGTGCTGCCACACGCTGTGACACAGGACGTGGTTTTGAATGGTCATGTGGTGCCCAAAAATGGAACAATCAATTTCATGGTGGCTGAGATGGGGTGGGACCCAGAAGTGTGGGAAGATCCCATGGCGTTCAAGCCTGAGAGGTTCTTGGGTGGTGGTGATTGTGGAGGAGCAGAAGAAGGGTTCGACTTAACAGGGAGCAGAGAGATTAAGATGATGCCGTTTGGGGCGGGGAGGAGAATTTGTCCCGGCTCTGGTTTAGCAGTGCTTCATCTCGAGTATTTTGTGGCTAATTTGGTTTGGAAATTTGAGTGGAGAGCTGTGGAGGGAGACGATGTTGACTTGTCAGAAAAGCAGGAGTTCACTGTAGTCATGAAGAATCCATTGCAGGCTCACTTATCCCCCAGACTGAAATAA